Proteins encoded together in one Gallus gallus isolate bGalGal1 chromosome 18, bGalGal1.mat.broiler.GRCg7b, whole genome shotgun sequence window:
- the FN3K gene encoding fructosamine-3-kinase isoform X2: MFEGEMASLEAIQKTNIVRVPQPIKVIDLPGGGAMFVMEYLKMKHLNKYSSKLGEQIADLHLYNQKLGEKLRKEGNTIGKGASYSEFQYVDKFGFHKATCCGYIPQVNEWQSDWPSFFIRHRLQAQLDLIEKDYGDREARELWSQLKVKIPEMFSGVEIVPALLHGDLWAGNVAEDDSGPIIFDPASFYGHSEFELAIAGMFGGFSSSFFSAYHSKIPKAPGFEKRNKLYQLFNYINHWNHFGTGYRGPTINIMRKLLK; this comes from the exons ATGTTTGAGGGGGAAATGGCAAGTTTAGAAGCAATTCAGAAAACCAATATTGTGAGAGTGCCTCAGCCTATTAAGGTAATTGACCTTCCTGGAGGAGGAGCAATGTTTGTCATGGAGTACCTAAAGATGAAGCACCTCAACAA ATATTCTTCAAAGCTTGGAGAGCAGATAGCAGATCTTCATCTTTATAACCAGAAACTTGGAGAGAAattgagaaaggaaggaaatacaATTG GTAAAGGAGCCAGTTACTCTGAATTTCAGTATGTGGATAAGTTTGGATTCCATAAGGCCACTTGCTGTGGTTATATACCACAG GTGAATGAATGGCAGAGTGATTGGCCTTCTTTCTTTATTCGTCACAGACTCCAGGCTCAACTGGATTTGATTGAAAAAGATTATGGAGACAGAGAAGCAAGAGAGCTTTGGTCACAGCTAAAG GTAAAGattcctgaaatgttttctggtGTAGAAAttgttcctgctctgctgcatgggGACCTGTGGGCAGGAAATGTGGCTGAGGATGACTCCGGGCCGATTATCTTTGACCCTGCTTCCTTCTATGGCCATTCAGAGTTTGAACTAGCCATTGCTGGAATGTTTGGTGGGTTTAGCAGCTCATTTTTCTCTGCCTATCACAGTAAAATACCCAAAGCCCCAGGATTTGAGAAACGAAATAAATTGTATCAGCTCTTTAATTACATAAACCACTGGAACCATTTTGGGACAGGGTACAGAGGACCTACCATAAATATAATGAGAAAACTTTTAAAGTAA
- the FN3K gene encoding fructosamine-3-kinase isoform X1, whose amino-acid sequence MEKILKTELKTSVLKAFGGSGGGGYISQGQAYETDSGRVFVKINHKSQARKMFEGEMASLEAIQKTNIVRVPQPIKVIDLPGGGAMFVMEYLKMKHLNKYSSKLGEQIADLHLYNQKLGEKLRKEGNTIGKGASYSEFQYVDKFGFHKATCCGYIPQVNEWQSDWPSFFIRHRLQAQLDLIEKDYGDREARELWSQLKVKIPEMFSGVEIVPALLHGDLWAGNVAEDDSGPIIFDPASFYGHSEFELAIAGMFGGFSSSFFSAYHSKIPKAPGFEKRNKLYQLFNYINHWNHFGTGYRGPTINIMRKLLK is encoded by the exons ATGGAAAAGATCctgaaaacagaattgaaaACTTCAGTTCTGAAGGCCTTTGGGGGCTCGGGAGGAGGAGGATATATTAGCCAAGGTCAAGCTTATGAAACAGACAGTGGACGAGTATTTGTTAAAATCAACCACAAGTCTCAG GCTAGAAAAATGTTTGAGGGGGAAATGGCAAGTTTAGAAGCAATTCAGAAAACCAATATTGTGAGAGTGCCTCAGCCTATTAAGGTAATTGACCTTCCTGGAGGAGGAGCAATGTTTGTCATGGAGTACCTAAAGATGAAGCACCTCAACAA ATATTCTTCAAAGCTTGGAGAGCAGATAGCAGATCTTCATCTTTATAACCAGAAACTTGGAGAGAAattgagaaaggaaggaaatacaATTG GTAAAGGAGCCAGTTACTCTGAATTTCAGTATGTGGATAAGTTTGGATTCCATAAGGCCACTTGCTGTGGTTATATACCACAG GTGAATGAATGGCAGAGTGATTGGCCTTCTTTCTTTATTCGTCACAGACTCCAGGCTCAACTGGATTTGATTGAAAAAGATTATGGAGACAGAGAAGCAAGAGAGCTTTGGTCACAGCTAAAG GTAAAGattcctgaaatgttttctggtGTAGAAAttgttcctgctctgctgcatgggGACCTGTGGGCAGGAAATGTGGCTGAGGATGACTCCGGGCCGATTATCTTTGACCCTGCTTCCTTCTATGGCCATTCAGAGTTTGAACTAGCCATTGCTGGAATGTTTGGTGGGTTTAGCAGCTCATTTTTCTCTGCCTATCACAGTAAAATACCCAAAGCCCCAGGATTTGAGAAACGAAATAAATTGTATCAGCTCTTTAATTACATAAACCACTGGAACCATTTTGGGACAGGGTACAGAGGACCTACCATAAATATAATGAGAAAACTTTTAAAGTAA